In Dama dama isolate Ldn47 chromosome 10, ASM3311817v1, whole genome shotgun sequence, the sequence TCTCCTAACACTTAACAGCTCCTTAAGTGTCTCCCTGTCAGTTGGGAAAAGTTGATTTGATTCTAAGTGGGATGCTGAAGGAGTGGTTCCCTGTTGTAATTAAAATGTAGCAAATTGGCTGCTTTCTCCTGGGGAGCGAGAGGCCGGCCTCTCTGGGCGGGTGCAGGTGTGCGCCTGTGACTCTGCTCTGGCTGCAGCATCCATCTTTCTGGTGCCCGGTTTGGTTGTCACCCCCAAGGATGGGGTTGCAGCAGCTCTTGTGGGACCGCCCCCGGTTACCTTTTGCACCTGAGATGATCACAGCTGGCACCCCGACCGGGTCTGCTGAGATGGCTTTGTTCCTTGTCAGCAGAAGAGGTGGCCTGTGGCGGGGTCCTGGCATGCGGTCAGCAGGCATGCGGCACTCAGGATCACCCTGCCGGCCTCTTCTACGTTCTGGCCCAGCCCTCTCGCTCCAGAGCCCTCAAGTGCCAGCTTGCCCATTCCAGAGCCCGTGTGCCGCCCAGGCCTCAGAAACCAGTCTTGACTCCTTGCTGAGCACAGACTCTACGGGAACCTCTCACTGCATGGAAAGCCAGGCTGCTTCTCTCTGCTGCTGAGCTTCCGTGTGGGACAGTTCAAAGGTGGCCTCACCCTGTGCCCTATGCTCTGCCCTGACCCATGAGGGGCTCGTGTAGGACATCTTGCACATTCCTAAGCCCCGCGGAGTGGGGGAGACATTCCCGTCGGCTCTGGGGATGAGGTAGGGGCGAATTCTGTTCAGAAGGGTCATATGAAGTGAAGGGTTTTCAGACTTCAGGATTTCTGCCCTCACCTCTAACCAGAGAGGACCTTAAAGATGAAAGCTGGCCGGCGCTCCCCTCTGCTCTGCCGGCTCCCCGCCTGAGGGAAGTGACCCCAGCACCTCCCACTCTGTCCTGTTTCTGAACTGAGCCCGGTGCTACAGGCAGTGCCCAGGTGGCCAGCCAACCACCACTAGGACCCAGCGGCACCAGCACACCCACATCAGCCTTCGGGCAGCCACGCTTGGGTTCTTCAACTTAggttgcatgaatgaatgaaaataccaAATAGATGTGCCATGTAGGGAAGGAGACCCCAGATGGGGTCCTGTCCATCAGGTCCACGGATGAGGAGGAGGTGGGCAGGCCAGGACTGGAGGGTAGGGGGCGGCAAAGAGAGATTCTGTTTGGGGTGCAGGCTTGTTTGGGATTAAGGCCTTCTTGCTTGGGACTTGATCTTGAGGTTGGGCAGGGTCAGAACCTTCAGAGAGTGTCCTCAGTGCTCAGAGCCAGGCAGTGGTTCCTGTCACCAGGCCTCCTGCATGGGAGCTAGTTTCATTGCTCGCTTTTCCTTGTGTTGATACAAGTCTCCATGTTTTTTGACAACTCACAGCACCCAGTTGTCTGGTGTCTGCAGTAAGTCACCCCACCTCGTGAGGCCTGGGCTCCTGGATAAGGCAATCTGTGGTGGTGatcccaaccccaccccccatATGCTTACTTATTGGGGAGTGGTCTAAGAGCCAGACACCTGCAGAGTTCTGACTCCTTGAGGCCACTGGGCCTGGGAACATGCCTTGGAAACAAGTAGCCACCCAGGGCCGGGGTCTGCTCTGCTGTTGACCTGCTGACCTGACCCTGCTCCCCTGCACAGACGTGCGCACACCAGAGTGGCCACCAGCAGCCGGTGCTGGGACAAGGTCGCCATTTGGCTTGCTGGAGAAGTTAGGGGTCAGCCTCAGCCAAGTAATGATGGGCCAGGGGGCCGCGGTGAGCAGCGGCCCTTCTACCCAGAGTAGGAAGAGCCGTGGGTTTGAGTTGAGGCTTCGCCCTCAGTGGGCAGGTTACTTTCTGGATCTTTGTTTCTCAGCTCTGAGCTGGGCTTTCCCCCGCTCTGGGGCAGGGCCAGCACCACTGGGAGGCACGGCCGGCTTCTTGTTCTGTTTTTGGCGGAAGTCTGTTTTCTGCCTGTGGAAGGCACGGCTTGTTGTCCTAGGAGACCCCAGGTGCTGGGCCTCTCCCCTGCCAGAGGCGCAAGGTGGGGTGAGCCAGCCGCCCAGCGGATGTGCCCGGCTTGGAGACCGTCCCCTCAGCATGGTTAAAGCCATGCTCATGGAGGTACTTGATTCGGGGTACTCTCCAGCGTTCTTGTGGACTTCAAGACCAGCAAACACACTTAGGGTCAGATTCCCCAGCAGGTTCTGTGGCCTCTGGGGCCGGATTCCTGTGGACGGAAGGGCGGCGAGGGCCGCGGGGTTCTGACCTGGGCCTGGTCTGGCCTGCACGCGGGGTCAGTCGCCCTGGGACACGACCCGATGGCGTCAGGCGATGGATCTGCGTGCTGATGGGCCCAGCCTTgagggtcggggtgggggtgggggtgacatTCAGAAGTGGCCAGGGGCCCCAGCAGCCTGGCTACAGGGCCCACTGCGCCTTTCGCTGACTTCCCCAAAGTCCGGGGGACAGGCGGTGGGGCCAGGGACGGCCTGGTGGTGGGGTTTGCTGGAGGCTGGGCTTGTGTGGCCCCGTCCCTCCTGTGGTTAAGCTGTTCTCTGCCCGGGGCCACCTTCCAGAACACGGGCTCCCCTCCTGGCTGGGCCCAAGCATGGATTGTGGCAGCACCCTCACCTCCCTGTGCTCAGTGACCGCCCCCCCCAGGTCTCAGGCCGGCCCTCTGGATGTCCCCATCTTGCTCCTGCCCCTCCTCGTGGTATCGGGGTCCCTGGCGCTCCAGCCAGGGTTGCAGGACAAAGAGGGCAGGGCTGCTACTGGGTGCTGGGGGCACCCCAGGGGGCATGACCCCCATGCAGACCCCAGGCGGAAGCATGCCCAGAGAGCCTGTGAGGCCCCTGGGAGCCTTCGTTTGCTTGCTCCTCGGAATCAAGTCTCAGGCCGGGCCAGGCGCAGGGTGAGGGGCAGAGGGCCCGCAGCTACCTTTGCTCATCTCACATTCTGCCCCGCTCTTCCAGGGACGCGAACATGTCGGGGATCGCCCTCAGCAGACTCGCCCAGGAGAGGAAAGCTTGGAGAAAAGACCACCCGTTTGTAAGGAAGGCTTTACTTGTGCATGCGGCAGGGCGCTGGTGTCCCCTGACCGGAACGCCCGCTCCCAAGGGTCACCGCTGGCCTGGGCTGCGCTGGAGGGCTGGTCCCGGGCAGGCCCGCCGCCCACGTGCTCATGCTCTTCCTCGCAGGGTTTCGTGGCCGTCCCGACAAAGAACCCTGACGGCACAATGAATCTCATGAACTGGGAGTGCGCCATTCCTGGGAAGAAGGGGGTAAGAGGGACCGCCCCTTCAGAAGGACCCAGGCAGGCCAGGGGACAAGGTTAGGGTGACATGTGCCCCCCGGGCAGCCTTCCTTCAGAAAGGAGCTGGGCTGCAGCAGGTGGGGAGTGCACCATGGGGCCCGACGTCCGGGAGTAGGGGGAGCCCtggaaggggtggaggggggtggcGCGCTGAGGCTGAAGTGGTGCCCCCAGGGCAAGGGGTGGAGGGTTTGAGCCTCGGACCCTGGCAGATCCTTAGACACAGCAGCGATCTCTGCCGCCTGGGATGGCCCTGGTGGCCTTCACTCGGTGCCTCTGGCTGCACTGGAACTGGCACATTGGAAGCTTCTGTGGGCTTTGGGGGCGGAAGGAAGGAGACCCCTGAGGTACCCGGGTGGTGACGGCCTTGTCCCTGCACCCCTCCCAGTGGTTGGCATGAAGATGCAGCAGGAGTAGGCCCTGGCGGTGGGGGGACACACTGTGGAGCCGGGAAGCTGCAGGGCGTCAGGGGGCGGCTTCGCAGAATGtccctcccggggtgccccctcCCTGAGTCCACACCACACCCACTGATGTGGGTCCGGGGCCACGTACTCCTCCAGGGAAGGCCCTTTCCATCTGCCCTTGGGGCCATGGAGGCCCCAGGAGTCCCGGGGAGCTGCCTTGGGGGGCCCTCCTGGTCCTGGGGGTACTCCAGAGCAGGCCCCTTGCCCCTCTTGGGCCTGGCCACCAGCACTCCTGATCACAGTTTTATTGCCCAACAGACTCCATGGGAAGGCGGCTTGTTTAAACTACGGATGCTGTTCAAAGACGATTACCCATCCTCACCGCCGAAATGTAAGTAGGACGAGGTCCTCGGGAGTCAGCCAGCTCCAACTGTGTTCAGCGGGCGGTCCCAGGTCCCCCTGGAGAGCCTGGACCCGGGTAGCCGTGATTGTGTTCCGTCTGCTCGCGGCAGCTCCGGAGCCTCTGGTCCCTGAGGTGGGCGGTGGGTGTGAGTCTGTCTCCACCCCAGTGGTGGGAGTGCACGTAACAGGCTCAGATCTCAGAACCCGACTCTCATCCCTGGGGCCCCTGGACCAGCTGCCACCAGCTTCCAGCCCTGCAGGGAGGCAGGTGTGCGGAAGGGCCGCGGTCCAGAGCCTCCCCCGCTTCGGGTTTTGTCGCCTGGTGGGATTTCATACCTGGTGGTGCTGTGTACCCCCTGCATGGGTGGTATACTGGCACCTCCAGAGAAGGCGGCGGGAGGAGCGGGCCGGCCGCGTCTGAGGTGGTGCTCAGGTAGACCTCGGCGGGCGGGTCCACAGAGCTTAGGCGGGTCCAGGCCgctcctctggggagctggatATCCGCAAACGCTGTGGCCGGCTCGTTGAGCACATTAGCTCGTGCCCAGCGTGTGAAGAATGCCCCCAGCGCGTGGGGCAGGACTGTGTCGGCATTAACTCTGGTGCGTGGTGATTCAGGAGTCTTGTCTGTTATAAAGGCAGGGCTGGAAGAATTTCTGAAAGGACAGTCTTTGGGACGGAGACTTACTTCATTTGGGTTGTTCTTTGCTGTTTCAATTTTTTGCCACATAGTTACTACCTTAAAGACCATCTATAAGAAATGAGATAAATTGTAGCAGCTTTCTTCACCGGTCCCACCCTGTATTGGAATCCAAGCAGATCCAGCCAGACAGGAAGAGGAAACCCCAGTGGAATTGGAGGACAAGCATACAGCCAGTATCTGTCAAGTCTAAGGCTGCTGACTTAAAGAGCAATTCACAAAAGTCTGTTTTCATGTGACTACAAGAGATGGCATCTTCTGAAGTATACTGGGTACATCAAATACCACGGGGTAAATCCAACAGATGCAAGGCCTCACTGctggaaaaaaaacatagaaaaaaattttaaagggaattcttggcagtccagtggttaggactccacgctttcaccACTATGGGCAGGGGTTCAGAccctggttgggggactgagATTCCACAAGCCCTGCAGTGTGGCCGAATAAAAGCAATCAGACATTTCAGCAAGGGTCTGGGCCACTGCGAGCCCTGGCCGGACAAGTGTGTGCATGGCTTGGGGCCATGGGTGTCCGCGCCTGCTCTCCGCTCTGCTTGCAGGTCCAGTGTGATCAGGCAGACTTTTCTGGAAGCTGTCGCCCTAGCTGGAACATGGGGGAGGCAAGTGCTGAGAATAGTCGCGTCCTTGGCGCTCTGGTGGGGGCCTGGGGGTCCTGAGGCCCAGGCCGAGGCTCGTCGCGTGGGAGCCCACCCTGACGGGGACGCAGGCCTGCAGAGCAGAGGCCCAGGAGGCCAGCTGTGTGCTTGGCTGATGACGGAGGCCAcgtgggaggtgggggcagagtGGGAGAAGAGGGACGGGTGCGTCCGGGGATCCTGGCGCCCAGAGGGAGAGCTGCTGCTGGGGAGACGGCCTCCTCCCTCCTGTCAGCGGACGAGAGCCCTTAACCGGAAACAGCAGGGGGAAAGCCACGGGCTGGGCAGACCTGGAGTCAGGGCCGTGCCCTCCCCCGGGGCAACACGCATGAGGGGGAGAGACGGATGTGTCTGTTGTCTTGTCGGTCCTTTCCCCATGTTCGTCAGAGCCCCTGCACGCTGGTGAGGAGAGGCAAACAGCCCTTTGCAGCAGAGGTTCTCCAGTCAGCCGGCGGGCCCGGGAGGGTGCCCGGCTTCCTCACGGACGCTGCAGGGGACAGCCCGGCGGCCCTGAGTGCTCCCTGGAGAGCGCTCAGCGGGCCTCCTGAGCCCACATGTTGACACCTGTCCCCGGCCTGGCACTCCCTGAGGAGGGCCTGGTGCACTTGAACCCTGCAGAAGGCCAGAGAGCCCTGGGGCAGCCTGCGAGTCTGCGCAGAGGGAAGGAGGCCCGCACGTGCCGGACACGGGAGGCGCTGACCGTGTTCAGTTGGGGTCAGCCGCGCCCGTGAGGCGGTGTGGGAGCCCCGGGGGCACAGCAGGGCTTGGGGTCCTGGCGCTGGGCCAGCATCCTCTCTGCACGAGAAGCAAGATCACCGCGTTGGGTTCAGTTAAAGGTGGGAAGTGATGTCTGCAACTAAAGGAGCAAGGAGACAGACTCGAAGTGAGGGACAGTACGTGACAGTGGGCTGTGTCCTGCGTATATATGTACAAAGAGCGTCTGCAAGTCAGCAAGAAGAACGTgccagagagtgaagaagagctTTCAGAGAGGCAGCCCTGACCGGGCACGGCGGGCCGTGCATCGGCACCACCCGGCTGGTACAGTCGTGAAGCCTGGGAGCCCGAGGCCCCGCCAGCGGCGTGTGGATTGGTGCAGCCTCCGTGCGAGCCAGCAGCATCTGCTTGAGCGACGGTTTCACGCTGAGGAGGCCTTGTGGCTCCATTTGTGGTGGCTCGGCTGTGCCCTGGGGTTCGTGGGCCAGCGCCCAGGCCTGCCAGCGAGGCCCGCATGGTGGGGTGGGCTGAGACCTGGGCAGAGCGGGAGCCCTGGGCAGGGGCGGGCTTCTAGAAGCTGTTGGATGAGTGGGCGTGCTCACCTTTGGTAATTCATCAACCacgctgtgctgtgcttgctGCCCTCTTCTGGGTATGACGTGTTTAGACAGAGGGGAAAGTGTCCAGGTGAGAAAAACGGGCCAAAGCAGCAGGTGAGTGAACGGTCCGTGGTGGGGCTCGGGGTGGCAGACTTTTCCTGCTGTTTTTAAGTTTCAAattttgtatgtgtatgtttttccttaaagagTTAACATtttatgttgtttgtttttgaagaaagAACGTGTGGCCCTAGAAGCCCCTGTTTTGAAGCAGGGTGAATTTGAAAATGGCCACTAGTGGGGAAGGTTCCCTGCGTCTCTCCTGGcgcccccaggccccgcctcgCCCGCTGCAGGGGCTCCTTGCCTTCTTCCTGAGCTGGGCCGCTGGGAGGCCGTGGGGCTGGGGTCCTGTCCGGGGTGCAGGGCTCTGATGCTGCCCCCACCGTGGGGCCCCGCCCTCTGGGCCTCTCGCCGCCTCCCACCTGGGGGCTGGTTTGTTCTCCCcctggttgtttttcttttctgcttgttTTGGCCGGTCGCCTGGTGTAGGGGAGGGGCACCAGGGGAGTGGCTGGCCCTGGGCAGGGGGCGCCTGCCTCCAGAAACGTCTCCTCCCTCCCTGTGCTCCAGGCAAGTTTGAACCGCCGCTGTTCCACCCAAACGTGTACCCCTCGGGCACGGTGTGCCTGTccatcctggaggaggacaaggacTGGCGGCCAGCCATCACCATCAAGCAGGTACGTGTCCGCCCCGGCCCTCCCCAGTGGAGCCCAGGCCGCGGTCGCAGAGCGTGCCTTTCCCAGCACTGTGTTCTCTCTCATGCAGATCTTATTAGGAATACAGGAACTTCTAAATGAACCAAATATCCAAGACCCAGCTCAAGCAGAGGCCTACACGATCTACTGGTCAGTAGTGACCCACTCGTTCGCTGCGCCCTCTCCTTGGCCTCCCTGAAGGCCAGTCTCGGCCGCccctggtgggggcggggggcggatgATGGGCTGTCAGGAGGCAGAGCTCGGGGGCTGACCACTTTGTGTCTGAGCCCTGGCTGGCCCTGTGCCTCTGACCCTGGTCCAGCTCATTGGGAACGTTCCTCTGCATgtgggccctggaggaggggtggCCAGTGGCCCACTCAACCAGGGACCCCAGCCTCCCGCCTTGGCCTTGCTGCTGCCCCCCGGTCTCCCAGCCCCTCTTCCCTGTCCCGCCAGGGGCCGGGGGCGGCAGTAGGGGACAAAGCCAGGCGTCTGCTTCATGCCCAGCCCTTCACTCTGTGTCCCTCGGAGCTTGTGTCCATGGTCGGCGCTGAGGGAGGAGCCCTGGGGTGATGGCTTTGGGAAGCAGCCTTCCCAGCTGCCGTGATGGCCTGGCACCCAGGGCCTGTCCTTCCTGGAGAGCATGGGGAGGGGGCAAAGCTGAGGCTGGGGGTCCTCAGGCTCCGCTGAGCGGCCAGCACCCCAGCCGCCCAAGTCCCCCAAGAGAAGCACCAAGTTGATTGCCCAGAGTGGCTCAGGTCCCTGGGCAGGGCCCAGTGTTGGCCAAGGGCAGTATGGCGCCCCCCCGGCAGGGCAGAGGTCCAGTCCCTGAGCCCCCGGCCTGCTCACCTCCAGCCTTCAGTACCCCTGCCTCCTCAGGCCCCCGTTGGGAGCATCGCTCATGGTTCTAGCGAGCACGTTCTCACTGCCGGGTTAGGTGTACAGTGACTTCTGCCTGACCCCGAGCTGGGTGCCGAGTCCTGCACCCTTTGTAGGTAAGGCCAGTGGGTAGGCACCCGAGCTGAGCCCTGCGGCAGGAATGTGGCCCGCAAAGTTGGAGTCTCCTGTGACCGTGAGCTCAGGGAGCAGTGCCTCAGGCCGGCTTTCCTGAGTTTCCCTGCTGGTGGCGGTGTGCGGCCGGGTGCTGTGGGGACACCGCTCCGCAGCGTCCGCGCCCGAGGTCTCCCCAGTGGCATGGCCAGTGCTGGCCCTCACGCCCGCGTCCCCTCGGGCGCACTCAGCCTGCTGCAGGCTCCTGACTTGCGGGGCAGCTCGAGCTCCCTGTTGGAGGTGCTGCAGTCGTTCCCTAGGGAGGCTGCAGGCAGAGCGCCAGGGCTCAGCGGGGCAGCTGCTGCCACCCCACACCTGGCCGGAGGTGACCACTGGGCCTCAGGCTTGTTGAGAGCACAGCTTGGGGGGCCCTGGCTTCCTTTCTCTCGCACCCCTGTGTGCGCACCCCCGACGAGCCTCTGTCGTGAGTGTCGTCTCCTCCCCGGGGCACAGCGCCCCTTTCGTCAGTGGCAGCTCTCACCTTGGAGCCCCGGCTCGGGTCCTGCTCGCCGCTGTACGCTTCCCACGCACAGCGCTGAGAGCCAGGGGCAGACCCCCGGGTTTGTCTGGTTTTGAGGCAGGTGCGCGGACGCTCTGTCTCCTCCACTGACCAGGGTGGTGGAGGCCACCTCAGAGACAGGAGCTGCTGCTCCCTGCTGACCGGTGAGCCCGCGGGCTGCCCCAGGTTCCCGGTGTGACTCAGGCGATGTGTAGCTTCTAACGTGTCTCTCTTTTGACCTCCTCAGCCAAAACAGAGTGGAATACGAGAAAAGGGTTCGAGCACAAGCCAAGAAGTTTGCTCCCTCATAAGCAGCGACCTGTGGCATCGTAAAAGGAAGGGATTGGTTTGGCAAGAACTTGTTTACAACATTTTTGCAAATCTAACGTTGCTCTACAGTTACTGGTCACCTGGGGAGGGTGGGCGGGCGCCATTTTCCATTTCCGCCACTGGTACAGTCTCGACTCGCTGAATCGCCCAGTTTTTCATACAGGGTCTCTTCCTTCAGTCTTTTGTATTTTTGATTGTTATGTAaaacttgcttttattttaatattgatgTCAGTATTTCAACTGCTgtaaaattataaacttttatACTTGGATGAGTCCTGAGGAGCGCGTTCCCTTCGCTCACGGACGCAGGCATGCTCCACGCCGCCCAGAGCTGCACTTAGCCTCCCGCTGGCCGCACGTCGCCGGAAAGCAGAGCCGCCCGCCCCCAgagccccagagccccagccAGCCAGCGTCGCGTTTCCGCATCACTTCCTTTGTGTTTATATGGCGTTTGTCTGTGTTGCTGTTTAGAGTAAATAAACTGTTTATATAAAGGTTCTTGTTGCATTATCATCATTAAAAGTGAGGAGGTGGCCTCCGtgtgcccccagccccatcctctGTAAACAGTGCCCTGCGTTCTCCCCGCCACGCCAGGCTCAGGGCTGCGGGCGCTGGAGGGTCAGGTCTGGTCAGGCGGGAACTGGCATCCAGACACTTGTTAAGCCTGCAGGCCCAGGCGTCAGGAGCAGGAGATGCTGACCCAGGCTGGGCAGGCGGGAGGACTGCGGTCCAGGCGGCTCACCCCCAGTGCTGGCGCGTGGCTGAGGGCGGCCGGGCCGGCAATGGAGCCCAGACTGCAGGTGAGCGGAGCCCCacaccccccgcccctgccccgcgAGTGCAGGCGAGCCTGGCAGCAGGCCCCTCCCTGTTGCAGAAGTATCTGCACCTGAGGCCGCTCCTTAGGAGGCTCCGGGATGCTGTTGGCAGCACATCCGGCCCCACTCGGGTCCCGAGATGGAGGCAGGACAAGGCAGGCGGGCTTGGGCCCAGGTCCTGCACCCCAGAACCGCCAGGGCGGGGACCTGGCCCCTGGGTCCCGACGAGGCCCGGGGTCAAGCTGTCCCTCCCCGCGGACCCTCACCCTCACTGGCGGAGCGGTGCCTGTGGTTCCGCTCACAGGCTGAGGGCAGGTGACGCTCCAGAAGCCCGAGGAGGACTGATCACCCCGGCCCCATCAGGGAGCCA encodes:
- the UBE2I gene encoding SUMO-conjugating enzyme UBC9 translates to MSGIALSRLAQERKAWRKDHPFGFVAVPTKNPDGTMNLMNWECAIPGKKGTPWEGGLFKLRMLFKDDYPSSPPKCKFEPPLFHPNVYPSGTVCLSILEEDKDWRPAITIKQILLGIQELLNEPNIQDPAQAEAYTIYCQNRVEYEKRVRAQAKKFAPS